The Streptomyces spororaveus genome includes a region encoding these proteins:
- a CDS encoding DUF4440 domain-containing protein, translating into MSSKAEIDVVTAEFFGAFDNRGGRSADLDRIRRLTLPNAVITLTGPQFTVYTVDEFIEPRRLLLSAGGRLAEFSEWETSERTEIAGDIASRFGGYRKSGTLDGKPFEGAGTKTIQFVRTARGWRIAAFAWYDQP; encoded by the coding sequence ATGTCGTCCAAGGCCGAGATAGACGTGGTGACCGCCGAGTTCTTCGGCGCCTTCGACAACCGGGGCGGCAGGAGCGCCGATCTGGACCGGATCCGGCGGTTGACCCTGCCGAACGCGGTGATCACCCTCACCGGCCCGCAGTTCACCGTCTACACCGTGGACGAGTTCATCGAGCCGCGCCGCCTGCTGCTGTCCGCCGGCGGCCGCCTGGCCGAGTTCTCCGAGTGGGAGACCTCCGAACGGACCGAGATCGCGGGCGACATCGCGTCGCGATTCGGCGGGTACCGCAAGTCCGGGACCCTGGACGGCAAGCCGTTCGAGGGGGCCGGGACCAAGACCATCCAGTTCGTCCGCACCGCGCGGGGC
- a CDS encoding class I SAM-dependent methyltransferase, which translates to MSDRPEGPGQGGGGDGTAWSGREGARAFAAVEAATDWLLGYPFVFRALADRIGPGEVLVDYGCGPGKVADEAARRLGARVLGVDTSPEMLALARGSATAVAEFHLVEGGRVTGLPDGCADAVMCNHVLASLPTQEAVLGVFTEIRRLLRPGAPFVLLTTDPACGGTEYASLRIGDPGEVYGPGDELTVRLRRTDGSWQEVRNHAWPVGTLPALLERAGFRDVARRRPTVDEALTVADPELAAGRAWSAERAGPPLVVTTATAA; encoded by the coding sequence GTGAGCGACAGGCCGGAGGGACCCGGGCAGGGTGGCGGCGGGGACGGCACCGCCTGGTCCGGACGCGAAGGGGCACGGGCCTTCGCGGCGGTGGAGGCGGCCACGGACTGGCTCCTCGGCTATCCCTTCGTCTTCCGGGCCCTGGCCGACCGGATCGGCCCCGGCGAGGTCCTGGTGGACTACGGATGCGGGCCGGGCAAGGTGGCCGACGAGGCGGCCCGGCGGCTGGGAGCCCGGGTGCTCGGCGTGGACACCAGCCCTGAGATGCTGGCGCTGGCCCGCGGCTCGGCCACGGCGGTGGCGGAATTCCACCTGGTCGAGGGCGGGCGTGTGACCGGCCTGCCGGACGGCTGCGCGGACGCGGTCATGTGTAACCACGTACTGGCGTCGCTGCCGACCCAGGAGGCGGTGCTCGGCGTGTTCACCGAGATCCGCCGGCTCCTGCGGCCGGGCGCCCCGTTCGTCCTGCTGACCACCGATCCCGCCTGCGGCGGCACGGAGTACGCCTCGCTGCGGATCGGCGACCCGGGCGAGGTGTACGGGCCCGGTGACGAGCTGACCGTACGGCTGCGGCGTACGGACGGGTCCTGGCAGGAGGTACGCAACCACGCGTGGCCCGTCGGCACCCTCCCCGCCCTGCTGGAGCGCGCGGGATTCCGGGACGTCGCCCGGCGCCGGCCCACCGTCGACGAGGCACTGACCGTGGCCGACCCGGAGCTCGCGGCCGGGCGCGCGTGGTCGGCGGAACGGGCGGGACCGCCCCTCGTGGTCACGACCGCGACCGCCGCCTGA
- a CDS encoding GNAT family N-acetyltransferase has product MPELIAPTSHLHASWLDAQREWGPDAHLDGGGLGADDEVDTPEGFAAWVERLRRYSDRTLPVDHGRVHATYWWIAEGDTYLGAIDLRHYLNGFLLDAGGHIGYSVRPSARRRGLATWALAAVLHEARLLGLDRVLLTCDPDNEASARTIEGNGGVLEDVRDTLIGPKRRYWIDLQ; this is encoded by the coding sequence ATGCCCGAGCTCATAGCCCCCACGTCCCACCTGCACGCCTCCTGGCTCGACGCACAGCGGGAATGGGGACCCGACGCCCACCTGGACGGCGGCGGGCTCGGCGCCGACGACGAAGTGGACACCCCGGAGGGCTTCGCGGCCTGGGTGGAGCGCCTGCGCCGCTACTCGGACCGCACCCTGCCCGTCGACCACGGCCGGGTCCACGCGACGTACTGGTGGATCGCCGAGGGCGACACGTACCTGGGCGCGATCGACCTGCGCCACTACCTGAACGGCTTCCTCCTCGACGCGGGCGGCCACATCGGCTACAGCGTGCGGCCCTCGGCACGCCGCCGCGGCCTGGCCACCTGGGCCCTGGCGGCCGTCCTGCACGAGGCGCGCCTCCTGGGGCTGGACCGGGTCCTGCTGACCTGCGACCCGGACAACGAGGCGTCGGCCCGCACGATCGAGGGAAACGGCGGGGTGCTGGAGGACGTCCGCGACACCCTGATCGGCCCCAAGCGGCGCTACTGGATCGACCTCCAGTAG
- a CDS encoding SpoIIE family protein phosphatase, with protein MGAIDGSGTGGIRSGMAGVSPPSGLLDVLNVAAVVLDSEGRVALWSPQAEQLFGWTTAEALGRPAARLLAAPEHVGLVTELFARVMGGAGDWAGAFPVRRRDGTTRLVEFRNMRLLDEHGDRFALGIATDRTRLRQLERDLALSARLVAQSPIGLAVLDTELRYVLVNPTLERINGLPADQHIGRGVREALAFLDDTEAAESAMRQVLATGRPLLEQFTAGRTHGGDRTEHAWSVSYYRLEDATGRVLGLATSVVDVTQSHQAAIEIARSRRRLALIADATVRIGTTLDLDQTARELADVVVPELADIAAVDILDSVLEGRPTLRSSAHEPAVFRALALAAAYPSDAVRAADPPGDIARYAADRLVTQSVTTGHPVLVAHVQAQDISRIARDSTAASLLSRAGLRSYLAVPLIARGEVLGALDLKRTRNPLPFNDDDIVLAGELAARAAVCIDNARWYRNAHHTALALQHHLLPHHPPPTPGLEVAYRYRPAAASSEIGGDWFDAIAGPDDTTVLVVGDVMGSGINAAASMGQLRTATRTLAELALDPPQVLHQLDHTTAALEETIATCVYVVYDPHAAQCRVALAGHLPPVLIRSGRLPRLLDLPTGAPLGVGGIPFESTAIAMDPGDQLVLYTDGLVETRDQPIDERLDLLLTLLADTGRPLEETCDRLLDSLRRTDDHDDVALVIARARPLPTGSA; from the coding sequence ATGGGTGCGATCGACGGGTCGGGGACCGGTGGGATCAGATCCGGCATGGCCGGGGTGTCCCCGCCGAGCGGTTTGCTGGACGTCCTGAACGTCGCGGCGGTCGTCCTCGACTCCGAAGGACGGGTCGCGCTGTGGAGCCCGCAGGCCGAGCAGTTGTTCGGCTGGACGACGGCGGAGGCACTCGGCCGCCCCGCCGCCCGGCTGCTGGCGGCCCCGGAGCACGTAGGCCTGGTCACGGAGCTGTTCGCGCGGGTCATGGGCGGCGCGGGGGACTGGGCGGGTGCCTTCCCCGTGCGGCGCAGGGACGGCACCACGCGTTTGGTGGAGTTCCGCAACATGCGGCTGCTCGACGAGCACGGAGACCGGTTCGCCCTGGGCATCGCGACCGACCGCACCCGGTTGCGCCAGCTGGAGCGGGACCTCGCCCTGTCCGCGCGCCTGGTGGCGCAGTCCCCGATCGGCCTGGCGGTCCTGGACACGGAGCTGCGGTACGTGCTCGTGAACCCCACGCTGGAGCGGATCAACGGGCTGCCCGCCGACCAGCACATCGGCCGGGGCGTCCGCGAGGCCCTGGCCTTCCTCGACGATACGGAGGCCGCCGAGTCGGCGATGCGCCAGGTCCTGGCCACCGGAAGGCCGCTGCTCGAGCAGTTCACGGCCGGCCGCACCCACGGCGGAGACCGCACCGAACACGCCTGGTCGGTGTCGTACTACCGGCTGGAAGACGCCACCGGCCGGGTCCTGGGCCTGGCCACCTCCGTAGTGGACGTCACCCAGAGTCACCAGGCGGCCATCGAGATCGCCCGCAGCCGCCGCCGGCTCGCCCTCATCGCGGACGCCACCGTGCGCATCGGCACCACCCTCGACCTCGACCAGACCGCCCGCGAGCTCGCCGACGTGGTCGTGCCCGAGCTCGCCGACATCGCCGCCGTCGACATCCTCGACTCCGTCCTCGAGGGCCGTCCGACCCTGCGGTCCTCCGCCCACGAACCCGCGGTGTTCCGGGCTCTGGCCCTCGCGGCTGCCTACCCCAGCGATGCCGTCCGCGCCGCCGACCCGCCCGGCGACATCGCGCGCTACGCCGCGGACCGGCTGGTCACCCAGTCCGTGACGACCGGCCACCCGGTCCTCGTCGCCCACGTACAGGCCCAGGACATCTCGCGCATCGCCCGCGACAGCACCGCCGCCAGCCTCCTGAGCCGCGCCGGACTGCGCTCCTACCTGGCCGTGCCGCTCATCGCCCGCGGCGAGGTCCTCGGGGCCCTCGACCTCAAACGCACCCGCAACCCGCTGCCGTTCAACGACGACGACATCGTGCTCGCCGGTGAACTCGCAGCCCGCGCCGCCGTGTGCATCGACAACGCCCGCTGGTACCGCAACGCGCACCACACCGCCCTCGCCCTCCAACACCATCTGCTGCCGCACCACCCACCGCCCACACCCGGCCTGGAGGTCGCCTACCGCTACCGGCCCGCCGCGGCCAGCAGCGAGATCGGGGGCGACTGGTTCGACGCCATCGCCGGACCGGACGACACCACCGTCCTCGTCGTCGGGGACGTCATGGGCAGCGGCATCAACGCCGCCGCCAGCATGGGCCAGCTGCGCACGGCGACCCGCACCCTCGCCGAACTCGCCCTCGACCCGCCCCAGGTGCTCCACCAGCTCGACCACACGACCGCCGCGCTGGAGGAGACCATCGCCACCTGCGTCTACGTCGTCTACGACCCGCACGCCGCCCAGTGCCGGGTCGCCCTCGCCGGACACCTGCCCCCCGTCCTCATCCGCTCCGGCCGCCTGCCCCGACTCCTCGACCTGCCCACCGGCGCACCGCTCGGCGTCGGCGGCATCCCCTTCGAGTCCACCGCCATCGCCATGGACCCCGGCGACCAACTCGTCCTCTACACCGACGGACTGGTCGAGACCCGCGACCAGCCCATCGACGAACGCCTCGACCTCCTGCTGACCCTGCTCGCCGACACCGGACGTCCACTGGAGGAGACCTGCGACCGCCTCCTGGACTCCCTGCGGCGCACGGACGACCACGACGACGTCGCCCTGGTCATCGCCCGGGCCCGGCCCCTGCCGACGGGCTCCGCCTGA
- a CDS encoding DUF2625 domain-containing protein — MRTLNELIDIDGPAWPELSEELGAGAVPMEVLPADPALARASLLQLQVTARSYLGAMVLHCGGLLLDDGWLRVLGSPAADRSRGLPALAGANGFPTAFDPGWRPDAGLVVAYDALGGVFALNGARPADSGRPGGPGEMVYFAPDTLRWEALGAGHSAWLTWLLSGALDQFYADLRWPGWREEVAELNGDRGLSLHPPLWSAEGRRDVAATSRRAVPMAELLGIARETGRQFDGADPGFMGAV, encoded by the coding sequence ATGCGCACGCTGAACGAACTGATCGACATCGACGGACCCGCCTGGCCCGAACTGAGCGAGGAGCTCGGCGCGGGAGCCGTGCCCATGGAGGTGCTGCCCGCCGATCCCGCGCTGGCCCGGGCGTCACTCCTCCAGCTGCAGGTCACGGCGCGCTCGTACCTGGGCGCGATGGTGCTGCACTGCGGCGGCCTGCTCCTGGACGACGGCTGGCTGCGGGTCCTCGGCAGCCCGGCCGCCGACCGCTCGCGGGGACTGCCCGCACTCGCCGGGGCCAACGGCTTCCCCACGGCGTTCGACCCCGGCTGGCGCCCGGATGCCGGGCTCGTGGTGGCGTACGACGCGCTGGGCGGGGTCTTCGCCCTGAACGGCGCGCGTCCCGCCGACAGCGGCCGCCCCGGAGGACCGGGCGAGATGGTCTACTTCGCCCCCGACACGCTGCGCTGGGAGGCCCTCGGGGCCGGCCACTCGGCGTGGCTCACCTGGCTGCTGTCCGGCGCCCTCGACCAGTTCTACGCCGACCTGCGCTGGCCCGGGTGGCGGGAGGAGGTCGCGGAACTGAACGGCGACCGGGGGCTGTCGCTCCACCCTCCCCTGTGGTCCGCCGAGGGCCGCCGCGACGTGGCCGCGACCAGCCGTCGGGCCGTCCCCATGGCGGAGCTGCTGGGCATCGCCCGGGAAACCGGACGGCAGTTCGACGGGGCCGACCCGGGATTCATGGGCGCGGTCTGA
- a CDS encoding L-threonylcarbamoyladenylate synthase, producing MAKYFDVHPENPQRRTIDSVVDMIRGGKLVAYPTDSCFALGCQLGNRDGINRIRSIRNLDDRHHFTLVCQNFAQLGRFVQIDNDVFRAIKASTPGSYTFILPATSEVPRQLLHPKKKTVGVRIPDHVVTQALLAELGEPLLSSTLLLPDEPEPMTQGWEIKERLDHEVDAVLDSGDCGTEPTTVIDFSGGDVEIVRRGAGDVSRFE from the coding sequence ATGGCGAAATACTTCGACGTTCACCCCGAGAATCCCCAGCGGCGCACCATCGACAGCGTGGTGGACATGATCCGCGGCGGGAAGCTCGTCGCGTACCCGACGGACTCCTGCTTCGCGCTGGGCTGCCAGCTGGGCAACCGCGACGGCATCAACCGGATCCGGTCGATCCGCAACCTCGACGACCGTCACCACTTCACCCTGGTGTGCCAGAACTTCGCGCAGCTGGGCCGGTTCGTCCAGATCGACAACGACGTGTTCCGCGCCATCAAGGCCTCGACCCCCGGCAGTTACACCTTCATCCTCCCCGCGACGTCGGAGGTGCCGCGCCAGCTGCTGCACCCGAAGAAGAAGACGGTCGGTGTCCGGATTCCCGACCACGTCGTCACCCAGGCCCTGCTCGCCGAGCTCGGCGAACCGCTGCTCTCCAGCACCCTCCTGCTGCCCGACGAGCCCGAGCCGATGACGCAGGGCTGGGAGATCAAGGAGCGGCTCGACCACGAGGTGGACGCCGTACTGGACTCGGGTGACTGCGGTACCGAGCCGACCACCGTCATCGACTTCTCCGGCGGTGACGTCGAGATCGTGCGCCGGGGAGCGGGCGACGTCTCCCGGTTCGAGTAG
- a CDS encoding bifunctional serine/threonine-protein kinase/ABC transporter substrate-binding protein: MRPLTPADPAAIGGNRLLGRLGSGGMGTVYLARSAAGTLVAVKVIRADHAANPDFRARFRREVEAAGQLTGRWVVPVVAADPQAREPWLATPYVPGPSLAEAVGGYGPLPVRAVRTLGARLAEALAQVHAAGLVHRDVKPGNILLAPDGPRLIDFGIARAEGAVTLTAVDAVLGTPGYLAPEQARTDGAAAGAPSDVFSLGCVLAYAATGRGPFGGGHAAAVVYRTVHDEPELAALPAELLDTVRACLAKDPAARPTPQALRGVLGHGLPGPDAEDWLPPPLPRLIAERSTRALDLPAPEPTRIDVPETAVRGLTRRRLLAAGAGLAVVGAPVAWFTTRGRARGTTAPPDRELATHTLALQADLTGSGKETGQAHERGMKLAVERHNGRSDAAFRLALRVADDGGDPARAAELVKELAADPAVLALTGPTWDAAVPAMATACGTADLALLLVSADITETATSEPGWRTVVATRPAGDQLALPVVDYFSRIGPVHRTGLVEDAEGGEPAYPLIRALQQSPPSQGTVSVHRIPAGGTDFAAVVRALTEAGAEAVVYAGTSPQRAALMARALTEGGFQGRRMGIQHAMEPAFLAAAGPAAEGWLFSSLFTDPLAVPAAADFVAAHRAAYGQPPARWATEAYDAVGLLAATLTGLGEEGRDRAGVTRRIFRTSHEGLAKPLSFDTNTHVLNRIGTAHLYQVESGAFRYLGRYTEVKPASGR; encoded by the coding sequence ATGCGGCCCCTCACTCCCGCCGATCCGGCCGCGATCGGCGGCAACCGGCTGCTGGGACGCCTCGGTTCGGGCGGCATGGGCACCGTGTACCTGGCCCGCTCCGCCGCGGGCACCCTGGTCGCCGTCAAGGTCATCCGCGCCGACCACGCGGCGAACCCGGACTTCCGCGCCCGGTTCCGGCGCGAGGTGGAGGCCGCCGGGCAGCTGACCGGGCGCTGGGTGGTCCCGGTCGTCGCCGCCGACCCGCAGGCGCGCGAGCCCTGGCTGGCCACGCCCTACGTCCCCGGGCCCTCCCTGGCCGAGGCCGTGGGCGGCTACGGCCCGCTGCCCGTCCGGGCGGTCCGCACCCTGGGCGCGCGGCTCGCGGAGGCGCTCGCGCAGGTGCACGCCGCCGGGCTGGTCCACCGCGACGTCAAACCGGGCAACATCCTGCTCGCCCCGGACGGGCCCCGTCTGATCGACTTCGGGATCGCACGGGCCGAGGGCGCGGTCACGCTCACCGCCGTCGACGCCGTCCTCGGCACCCCGGGATACCTGGCGCCGGAACAGGCCCGCACGGACGGCGCCGCGGCGGGCGCCCCGAGCGACGTGTTCTCCCTCGGCTGCGTCCTGGCGTACGCGGCGACCGGGCGCGGCCCCTTCGGCGGCGGGCACGCGGCCGCGGTGGTCTACCGTACGGTGCACGACGAGCCCGAACTCGCCGCACTTCCTGCGGAGTTGCTCGACACCGTACGGGCCTGCCTGGCGAAGGACCCGGCGGCCCGGCCGACCCCGCAGGCGCTGCGCGGCGTACTCGGCCACGGCCTCCCCGGCCCGGACGCCGAGGACTGGCTGCCGCCCCCGCTGCCCCGGCTCATCGCCGAACGTTCCACCAGGGCCCTGGACCTGCCCGCCCCCGAGCCGACCCGGATCGACGTGCCGGAGACGGCCGTACGGGGCCTCACGCGCAGACGGCTGCTGGCGGCCGGCGCGGGCCTGGCCGTCGTCGGCGCACCGGTCGCCTGGTTCACCACCCGCGGCCGGGCCCGCGGCACGACCGCGCCCCCGGACCGCGAACTCGCCACCCACACCCTCGCCCTGCAGGCCGACCTGACCGGATCCGGCAAGGAGACCGGCCAGGCCCACGAGCGCGGTATGAAACTCGCCGTGGAGCGGCACAACGGCCGCTCGGATGCGGCGTTCCGGCTGGCCCTGCGCGTCGCCGACGACGGCGGGGACCCCGCGCGCGCCGCCGAGCTGGTCAAGGAGCTGGCCGCCGACCCCGCGGTGCTCGCACTCACCGGCCCCACCTGGGACGCGGCCGTACCCGCGATGGCCACCGCCTGCGGCACGGCCGACCTCGCCCTGCTGCTGGTGTCCGCCGACATCACCGAGACCGCCACCTCCGAGCCGGGATGGCGCACGGTGGTCGCCACCCGCCCGGCGGGCGACCAGCTCGCCCTCCCCGTCGTCGACTACTTCAGCCGCATCGGGCCCGTCCACCGCACGGGCCTGGTGGAGGACGCCGAAGGCGGCGAGCCCGCCTATCCGCTCATCCGGGCCCTGCAGCAGTCCCCGCCGTCCCAGGGCACGGTCAGCGTCCACCGGATCCCGGCGGGCGGCACCGACTTCGCCGCCGTCGTACGCGCGCTGACCGAGGCCGGGGCGGAGGCCGTCGTCTACGCCGGCACCTCACCGCAGCGCGCGGCCCTGATGGCCCGCGCCCTGACCGAGGGCGGATTCCAGGGCCGGCGGATGGGCATCCAGCACGCCATGGAACCGGCCTTCCTCGCGGCCGCCGGACCGGCCGCCGAGGGCTGGCTGTTCAGCTCCCTCTTCACCGACCCGCTGGCCGTTCCCGCCGCCGCCGACTTCGTCGCCGCCCACCGCGCCGCGTACGGGCAGCCGCCCGCCCGCTGGGCCACCGAGGCGTACGACGCCGTGGGCCTCCTGGCCGCGACCCTGACCGGCCTGGGGGAGGAGGGGCGGGACCGGGCGGGCGTGACCCGCCGGATCTTCCGGACGAGCCACGAGGGCCTGGCCAAGCCGCTGTCCTTCGACACCAACACGCACGTGCTGAACAGGATCGGCACCGCCCACCTCTACCAGGTCGAATCGGGCGCCTTCCGGTACCTGGGCCGCTACACGGAGGTCAAGCCGGCGTCCGGACGGTGA
- a CDS encoding bifunctional serine/threonine-protein kinase/ABC transporter substrate-binding protein, whose amino-acid sequence MEPLHPSDPSRIGGHRLLGRLGAGGMGVVYLGRTEDGALAAVKVIRAEYAEEADFRARFRREAEIAAEVDSPWAVRITGADPDAPEPWLATSFVAGPSLAEAVAAHGPLPLRAVRILGKAMAKALGVMHAQGLVHRDVKPGNVLLGMDRPRLIDFGIARGGEHTALTSADAVLGTPGFLPPEQAEGRPAEPAGDVFSLGCLLAYAATGRLPFGTGTVDAVLYRTVHDEPDFGPEVLADPELTALLRACVAKHPDIRPGASELDAALTEDTPGEGTDWLPDPVVATIAERAAALLALPGIDETVADPDAAPAPGTAPTAPSRRRFLALASGGAVLAAGGGLAAWLALREPGKPGTPAADAPRRWVIGVHADLSGPQKAAGQAQERGVRLAVDAFNSRKDKPFTLTVATADDAGRADRSAAAATGLIADRDLFAVVGPTGNDSVIPCLELYGESSVPLVTVSALATTFSITDRRSFFQSCPIASAQAAAVNLQLAGKQGVRRMGILSDRGGDTDTWQTALLLGRTIAYFAPEATYYGRVVPRGVQDLSPVVADMLAHGVDGFFYTGTPAGGAKVAASLAAAGFRGPRVADYTIAGAEFLTAAGPAAEAWQFFTPYTGPEAPEVAEMTRAHRAAYGTAPDIWTAEAFDATRLIIDRLVAAAAGGARPTRAGLLTALTQGTFRGLTKEYAFDDRRKVKGNVYFMHQVEGGRIRYVGPAVQPAAG is encoded by the coding sequence ATGGAGCCGCTCCACCCCTCGGACCCCTCCCGGATCGGCGGCCACCGGCTCCTCGGACGCCTCGGCGCGGGCGGCATGGGCGTCGTCTACCTCGGCCGGACCGAAGACGGCGCGCTCGCCGCGGTCAAGGTGATCCGCGCGGAGTACGCCGAAGAGGCCGACTTCCGGGCCCGTTTCCGACGCGAGGCCGAGATCGCCGCCGAGGTGGACAGCCCCTGGGCCGTACGCATCACCGGCGCCGACCCGGACGCCCCCGAACCATGGCTCGCCACCTCCTTCGTCGCCGGGCCCTCCCTCGCCGAGGCCGTGGCGGCCCACGGCCCGCTCCCGCTGCGCGCCGTACGGATCCTCGGCAAGGCCATGGCCAAGGCCCTCGGGGTGATGCACGCGCAGGGCCTCGTACACCGGGACGTGAAGCCCGGGAACGTCCTCCTCGGGATGGACCGGCCCCGGCTCATCGACTTCGGGATCGCCCGTGGCGGCGAGCACACCGCCCTGACCTCCGCCGACGCCGTACTCGGCACCCCCGGCTTCCTCCCGCCCGAGCAGGCCGAGGGCCGCCCCGCCGAACCGGCCGGCGACGTCTTCTCGCTCGGCTGCCTCCTCGCCTACGCCGCCACCGGACGGCTGCCCTTCGGCACCGGCACCGTGGACGCGGTCCTCTACCGCACGGTCCACGACGAGCCCGACTTCGGACCCGAGGTCCTCGCCGACCCCGAACTCACCGCGTTGCTGCGCGCCTGCGTCGCCAAGCACCCCGACATCCGCCCCGGCGCGAGCGAGCTGGACGCGGCACTGACCGAGGACACCCCGGGGGAGGGCACCGACTGGCTGCCCGACCCGGTCGTCGCCACCATCGCCGAACGCGCCGCCGCGCTGCTCGCCCTGCCCGGCATCGACGAGACCGTCGCCGACCCGGACGCCGCCCCCGCACCCGGAACGGCCCCGACGGCGCCCTCCCGCAGACGGTTCCTCGCCCTCGCCTCCGGCGGCGCCGTCCTCGCGGCCGGCGGCGGCCTGGCCGCCTGGCTGGCCCTGCGCGAGCCCGGAAAGCCCGGGACACCCGCCGCGGACGCCCCGCGGCGCTGGGTCATCGGGGTGCACGCCGACCTCTCCGGCCCGCAGAAGGCCGCCGGACAGGCCCAGGAACGCGGGGTGCGCCTGGCCGTCGACGCCTTCAACTCCCGCAAGGACAAGCCCTTCACGCTCACCGTCGCCACCGCCGACGACGCCGGCCGGGCGGACCGCTCGGCGGCCGCCGCCACCGGACTCATCGCCGACCGCGACCTGTTCGCCGTGGTCGGCCCCACCGGCAACGACTCCGTGATCCCGTGCCTCGAACTCTACGGCGAGAGCTCCGTACCCCTGGTGACGGTGTCAGCCCTGGCCACCACCTTCAGCATCACCGACCGGCGCAGCTTCTTCCAGAGCTGCCCGATCGCCTCGGCACAGGCCGCCGCCGTCAACCTGCAACTCGCCGGGAAGCAGGGCGTCCGGCGGATGGGCATCCTCAGCGACCGCGGCGGGGACACCGACACCTGGCAGACGGCCCTGCTCCTGGGCCGCACCATCGCCTACTTCGCACCCGAGGCCACCTACTACGGGCGCGTCGTCCCCCGCGGGGTCCAGGACCTGTCCCCGGTGGTCGCCGACATGCTCGCGCACGGCGTCGACGGCTTCTTCTACACGGGCACCCCGGCCGGCGGAGCCAAGGTCGCCGCGTCGCTGGCCGCAGCCGGATTCCGGGGCCCCCGGGTGGCCGACTACACCATCGCCGGCGCCGAGTTCCTCACCGCGGCCGGCCCGGCGGCCGAAGCCTGGCAGTTCTTCACGCCGTACACCGGCCCGGAGGCCCCCGAGGTCGCGGAGATGACCCGCGCGCACCGGGCGGCGTACGGAACGGCCCCGGACATCTGGACGGCGGAGGCCTTCGACGCGACCCGCCTGATCATCGACCGGCTGGTCGCGGCCGCGGCGGGCGGCGCGCGCCCGACCCGTGCCGGGCTGCTGACCGCGCTCACCCAGGGCACCTTCCGCGGCCTCACCAAGGAGTACGCCTTCGACGACCGGCGGAAGGTCAAGGGCAACGTCTACTTCATGCACCAGGTGGAGGGCGGCCGGATCCGCTACGTCGGCCCGGCCGTCCAGCCCGCGGCGGGATAG
- a CDS encoding GNAT family N-acetyltransferase encodes MWKCERVIGADLDVEEVLGVYRASTLAERRPVDDVERFTRMLAGANLVVVARTEDGRLIGIARSITDGAYSTYLGDLAVDVAHQGQGVGRELIRVTREEVPEAKLVLLAAPAAVDYYPHVGFTRHESAWTLNRLK; translated from the coding sequence ATGTGGAAGTGTGAGCGTGTCATCGGCGCCGACCTGGACGTCGAGGAGGTGCTCGGTGTCTACCGTGCGTCCACCCTCGCCGAGCGCCGTCCCGTGGACGACGTCGAGCGCTTCACCCGGATGCTGGCCGGAGCCAACCTCGTCGTCGTCGCCCGGACCGAGGACGGCCGCCTGATCGGCATCGCCCGTTCGATCACCGACGGCGCGTACTCGACCTACCTGGGCGACCTCGCCGTCGATGTCGCCCACCAGGGGCAGGGCGTGGGCCGCGAGCTCATCCGCGTCACGCGGGAAGAGGTGCCCGAGGCGAAGCTGGTCCTGCTCGCCGCGCCGGCCGCGGTCGACTACTACCCGCACGTCGGCTTCACCCGGCACGAGTCCGCCTGGACCCTGAACCGCCTGAAGTAA
- a CDS encoding family 16 glycosylhydrolase encodes MLTQVLTWLRRLTGRSTGTPDTGATPTSARAPAFTADFRSATQWVAGRSWAYPNGGPTNTGDNKLDYLVTDPSYSRTGTFRATRRPDGKWSAGLLTTEGSDEGFMVRTGDVLESRVRLPAEIGAWPAIWTWRDGGNEIDVFEYHPDNPDLLELSNHVKGGSRYHRDSGIAPGGWVDLKVEFGSRSVVWWVNGTRVFADRRGVGRNWRAYLIVNLSVCAGRYHPAPEPGVSQMSYEVEYLRVHRP; translated from the coding sequence GTGCTCACTCAGGTTCTCACTTGGCTCCGACGGCTCACAGGACGCTCCACCGGCACCCCCGACACCGGGGCCACGCCGACGAGCGCCCGGGCCCCGGCCTTCACCGCGGACTTCCGGTCGGCCACCCAGTGGGTCGCCGGCCGGTCCTGGGCCTATCCGAACGGCGGTCCCACCAACACCGGTGACAACAAACTCGACTACCTGGTGACCGACCCCTCCTACAGCCGTACCGGCACGTTCCGCGCGACCCGCCGCCCCGACGGCAAGTGGAGCGCGGGACTGCTGACCACCGAGGGCAGCGACGAAGGGTTCATGGTGCGGACCGGTGACGTACTGGAGTCCCGGGTGCGGCTGCCCGCCGAGATCGGGGCGTGGCCCGCGATCTGGACCTGGCGGGACGGCGGCAACGAGATCGACGTCTTCGAGTACCACCCCGACAACCCCGACCTGCTCGAACTCTCCAACCACGTCAAGGGCGGCTCGCGCTACCACCGCGACTCCGGCATCGCGCCCGGCGGCTGGGTGGACCTCAAGGTCGAGTTCGGGTCACGCTCGGTGGTGTGGTGGGTCAACGGCACCCGGGTCTTCGCCGACCGCCGGGGAGTCGGGCGCAACTGGCGGGCGTACCTCATCGTCAATCTGTCCGTGTGCGCCGGCCGCTATCACCCGGCGCCCGAGCCGGGCGTCTCGCAGATGTCCTACGAGGTGGAGTACCTACGCGTCCACCGGCCCTGA